In the Sphingobacterium sp. PCS056 genome, AACAAGATTCCAAAAAATTGATTTAGATAAATTCTTTACAGAATTTATAATTCAATTTCCTCAGCATAGAGCGAAATTATAAATAAAAATTTTTAAACACATCACTTGCAGTAATAAACTAAAATATAACACGCGAGCATACAACTCTAAAATATAGAATTTCCAATATTTTAAGCAATCATTTCAATCCATGAATAACGAAGAGAAATTTATAGCTAAAAGTAAGATGTTTCGACTCCATTTTCAGCTTAGTGAAGATGAAATAGATCTGCTATTGCTAGGTAAAAACGTGGTATATAAGGGAGTTGAATCAAATGATCGTGAATTGATATTACAATTGATAGAAGCATATCCCTTGATCTACGGGTTAGATCATGACAAATTTCAAAAAGATGAAACGACATATCCATTATGGGATGATCTGCCAGAAGCAACAAAAAAGTTAATTGAAGACAGACCCTATACTGCTGCGGATAATGTTGGAGAAGCTGGTCTGACAAATATCGCCAGTTATGTAATTCTAGCTATTAAACATTTAGGGACAGGAACAATATTTTCAGAATCAGAACTCACCAGATGTCTCCCCTCTCCATTAAATCAAGGGATCACAATTTACCAAGTTAGTGGAATGCTGAAAGGTGCATTTAAGAAATTAAGGAAATCAAGAAAATTTAAGAATGAGAAGGGTGAAGAAGTTAATGATGCCCTTTACCTTATTCACAAACCAATGGACGAACGCTTAGTAGGAAAGGCTAGAAGGAAGTTAGAAGTAGATTGATGTATAAAATGAAATCAAGATCTATAATAGAGTAAAGGTAGAGTTAAAAGTTAATTAAATGATGAATAGAATAAATTCGAATACACTGGGTATATCCATATCGATAATAATTGCAGCAAGCTTTTTTATCCTTAATAAAGCAAACGCACAAAGCAGAGATACGATTTATTATAATGCCAAATGGGAAAAGACGGATCGTGAAAACAAGCATTTCTACCGTGTCATATATCGTGAGGTAAAGAAGAAACCAATACACGTGCAGGATTACTATCCAAATGGAATCATGCAGATGGATGGCTGGTACAGCACGCTAGAACCCGAAACGAGAGATGGAGAATTTACTTGGTGGGATGAAAAAGGTAAAAAAAATCGCTGGATGGTATTTGAAGAAAATGAGCCTACCAAAATAACTGAGTGGGATAGCGATGGTAAGATAACCCGTCAGCAGGAAAAGGTAAATACGGTTTCTTATAAAAATGGAGAACGTGTATCCGAGCCTAGGGCGCTAGAAAAAGCGCCGGTTTTCAACCGAGGTAAATCAACCTTCTCGGAATATGTAAGTGAATACCTCATCTATCCTGATGAAGCCCAGGGCAGCAGAGGAAAAGTAATAGTAAGATTTGTGGTAGACAAAACCGGTAGAGTGAAAGATGCTAAAGTGGTCCAAAGCGTGAATGCCATCCTGGACGATGCAGCTCTTAACTTTATAAAATCCTTGCCCCGATGGACACCAGGTGTGCAAGAAGGAAAAAACATAGATATCACCATGGAGTTGCCCATGAATTTTAATCCCTAAAGAAGTTTAGTACATAGCGCTCAAAACTGTAATACAATTACAAGCAATAATTGTAATGAAAAATATTTTATTAACTATCATCCCCTTAGCTCTGTTATTAATGGTAAAGCCATTGTCAACCCATGCCAAGGAAATCTCGTGTGATGAGTTGCAAAAAATACAAATCAGCGACTCGAATCGGGAGACTATTCTAAAGAAATACCAACGTGCTATTTACAAGTGTGCAGGAATCACCTATGCCGACAGTATTGAATTTATTCCAATAGCGCTAAGCACTATCGCTAAACATGGTCCTACCAAGAATGTGCAATCAAAAGCTATCGGCCATATGTCACTCAAATAATCATGTATGCTAAATTTTATAAAACTATTTAAAGTGAAAAAATTAACACTGCTTTTATTCCTGCTGTCAATTACAACTATTGTCTTTGGACAGGACTTTACAGAAAATACAAAGATTGTTACTACATCAGGAATTGGACTAGGATCGGTTATCGCTGTTGTAGCCTCATGGGATCGCAATAAATCAATCCTATGGGCCATTTTACATGGTATCTTAAGCTGGTTCTATGTGATTTATTTTGCTTTAAGTAGATAATTAAGAATTATAATATGAAAATAAATTTTGATGAAATCTGGGAGAAAGCAATAAAGCAGTTGGAAGGAACAACTATACTTACTCTAGACTATAAAAAACCTAATAAAATATTAAAAGTTACAGAGACCACGTTAACTAGAGATACAGGAAATAACTCTGATTCTCCGCCAATTCCGAAGGATGCCTTTAAAAGTATCTACAAGCAAATTATGGAAAAAGGAACTATTTCTAGACTGGAAATAAACAATCGATATCCAAAACGATTCTCTTCTATACTTTGTGCTGTTTTAGCAAAGTGTCCAAATATAGGAGTTGAATTAAATCCCATAAGATTGTTTAAAAAATAAAAATTAGATAAGGCTTAAACATTATTAAACATATTACTTTTTATGAAGCATTCACAGATTACATCTAAAACTTCCTCCCGTTCTAGTAACCAAAGGATATCAATTAATAAATATGAAACACCAATTTTCCTTACTGGACTTTCCAAAATTGAAGTGTCTAATAGATTTTCCTAAAGTGAATAATTAATAACATTTACTTTTTTATTACTTCTTTCTGCAAGTTATTGACCAAAGTTACCCGACCATACTGAATAATATATAATTAGAAACCCACGTAAATTTTAAAAAACATGACATTAAAAGAGATATCAAATGAATTTAAAGATATAAGCTTTGACGAATTAAAAAGAAAGTACACTTCAAATTTTAATGCGGTTTTTGAAAAACAAAAATTATGGTTATGTCCTGTTGAAGAAAAAGTACATTATTTCGGAATTGAAGGTTTAGAAAATATCATAAATGACGTCATTGTAAAATTAAAAGATAAAGGATATAAATTCACAAAAGATGACCTTATACCACTGGGAGATTTCACTAAAAATATAAATACTATAACTAAAATTGGAAATTTTTTAAATAATTTCAGACAAGGCAAGAAATTGAAAGATGGAAGTACTCTAGATTTACCTACTCTATTTAATCAGATCAAATCAAGTGATAATCTAGCATCACTTCTAAAAGTTCACGGGTCTAAACTTCATGATCATATTGATAATCTGTATTCAGTAGTTAAGCACTGCCAGAACCCAGATGAATATTTAATTAACTATAAATTTTGGAAAAATATAGCATATAATATTTTAGATATTGAGCAAAATTATGATAGTCTTTGCGCGTTTTATCGCAAGTTTCCAAAAGAGCAAAGACATATTAATTTCGGTACTTACATCGGTACAATTGCAAGTGAAATTGTTACTAAATTCAATGATAACCATTTAGATTTTGATTCAAACAGTAAAGAATACAATCGTCTGCAAAAGTTACTTCATATACCTGAATATCAAAATTTGATAAAAAATCACAATACCTTTAGGGATACATTATTATCCGAATTTGAAATTTGGTTAGGCAATTCATACTTAACTAGAGATGAAGAAGCATTGACGGAAAAATCTATTTTGAATTATGTAGGTGGAATTAAAACGGTCGATAATGATATCAAAAAAATCGGTATATCATCAAATGGACTACTCACAAAAACGAACATCTCGAATATAAAAAATCTACTTGCTGAATATAGAAAATCCAAAGAATTTCAGGATAAAAATAAAACGGGAAAAAGTATGTACAGTAATTCCATAACTTTATTTGAAGAATTTATGGAAAAAAGAGAAAAAATCCCTACTAATAACATAACCTTAAACACAATTCTTTATGGTCCTCCAGGAACCGGAAAAACGTACCATACTATAAATAAAGCCTTAGAAGCTCTTGGAGAACCAATCTTAGATTTACAAAGAAGGGACATAAAAAAGAAATATGATGAATTTGTAAAAGAAGGAAGAATTGTGTTCACCACATTTCACCAAAGTTTATCATATGAAGACTTTATAGAGGGCATTAAACCTAAAGCCCCTATTAGCGAAAATTCACCTATACAGTATGAGGTTAAAGATGGGATCTTTAAATTGATAGCGAATAAAGCAAGTCAGACAAATCATAAATTAATTCAATTTGAGAATGAAAAAGTTGAGTTGACCAGAAACGTATTTCGGGAATTGTATAAAAGTTTAAGTGATTCATTACCCAAAGTTGCAGAAGAATCCAGCAATGTAATTCTAGAAACGAAGGAAAAAAATCAGTTTGGCCTATATCAAAATAGCGTAGGTTCGATTAGCATCAAACCTGTAAAAGGAAAAACGACAATGAGCGTAGCTCTTAATCAACTTGAAGCAGTTTTATTTGATAACAAAGCACCTACCTACTCTTCTTATGAGCAGCCTGTAATTAATAAAATATTAGAAAGTCATCACGTCTCTTCTGAAGAATTAAATAATACTAACCAAAATTATGTCATTATAATTGATGAAATAAATAGAGGAAATGTATCTCAGATATTTGGTGAATTAATAACACTTATCGAAACAGATAAGCGAATCAAAGTTGGTCATAATACCAGTAAAAATGTAGAGGCACTGGAAGTAACACTACCATATAGTCAAAATAAATTCTCTGTACCAGACAATCTGTTTATTATTGGTACTATGAACACTTCTGATCGTAGTGTGGAAGCATTAGACTCTGCACTTCGCAGAAGATTTAGCTTTGAAGAAATGAGACCGAAATCTGATGAAATAGCTAATATAAGAACATCAAAAGGTCTTCAGGAAAAAATAGGAGATGTAGACTTAGGTATTCTATTAAGCACTATAAATAATAGAATTGAACAATTATTAGATCGAGATCATGCAATTGGTCATAGTTATTTTTTAGACTGTGAAAATCTCAAGGATTTAAAAGAAACATTCTACCGAAATATTATTCCCCTTCTGCAAGAGTATTTCTTTGGCGATTATGCAAAAATAGGATTGGTTTTAGGTAACGGTTTTGTTCGTGTAAAAAAAGGAGCAGACGTAATTTTTGCATCTTTCCAGTATGAAAATTTAGAAAGCTATACTGAAAGAAAAATTTACGAAATACTGGATTATAGGGATATGGTAGCCCTCAAGATTACTTATAAAGGTCAAGAGAAAAACATAACGTTTGAACAGGCTATATCTCTATTACTCAATCAGGAACTAGATCTAAAATAAAAAAGATGTATACAGTCTTCGAACATGAAGCCCTTTATTTAAATCGTGGTGACCAGAAATTAGACCCTGAGCAACTAAGATTGCTTCAGAATACGTATAAAGAGAAGAATTTCCCGTATTACAAACTCATACATAATGGAGTCAGATTCTGTGAATACGTCGGTATAATAAAGGTAGGTAATTTAACAATAGAGGTATTACCTAAAGCTGATCGTATTAATGACGCTAAACATTGGAGAGGTATTCTTATTGATATGATGAAATCAATCGGTCTAATCAATCCAGATGCACCATCGTATGCCAATCTAAATATTAAGAGCTCTTCAGTTCTAGAAATGTATTTCGAGCTGTTTATAAGTGAAATAGAAAAGCTTAAGAACAAAGGCCTGATAAAAAAATACCGTAAGAAGGAAGTAAATAGCAATACCCTCAAAGGGAAAATATTAATAGGAAAACAGATTACAAAAAACTGTGTGCACCAAGAGCGATTCTATGTAAACCAAACAGTTTATGACAACCAACATGTACTACATCAGATCCTATATAAAGCATTATCTACAATAATTAAAGTAGGAACAGCTACACATCTTACTTCCAGATACAATAATGCCTTATTAGACTTTCCTGAGCAATCTGATATAAGAATCATTGAATCACTATTTGAAAGAATCATATACGATCGAAAATCTCAAGACTATAAAACTGCGATTGATATTGCTAAAATGATCTTACTGAACTATCACCCAGACTTAAATAATGGCCCGTCAAATGTTTTGGCT is a window encoding:
- a CDS encoding energy transducer TonB; the encoded protein is MMNRINSNTLGISISIIIAASFFILNKANAQSRDTIYYNAKWEKTDRENKHFYRVIYREVKKKPIHVQDYYPNGIMQMDGWYSTLEPETRDGEFTWWDEKGKKNRWMVFEENEPTKITEWDSDGKITRQQEKVNTVSYKNGERVSEPRALEKAPVFNRGKSTFSEYVSEYLIYPDEAQGSRGKVIVRFVVDKTGRVKDAKVVQSVNAILDDAALNFIKSLPRWTPGVQEGKNIDITMELPMNFNP
- a CDS encoding McrB family protein, with the protein product MTLKEISNEFKDISFDELKRKYTSNFNAVFEKQKLWLCPVEEKVHYFGIEGLENIINDVIVKLKDKGYKFTKDDLIPLGDFTKNINTITKIGNFLNNFRQGKKLKDGSTLDLPTLFNQIKSSDNLASLLKVHGSKLHDHIDNLYSVVKHCQNPDEYLINYKFWKNIAYNILDIEQNYDSLCAFYRKFPKEQRHINFGTYIGTIASEIVTKFNDNHLDFDSNSKEYNRLQKLLHIPEYQNLIKNHNTFRDTLLSEFEIWLGNSYLTRDEEALTEKSILNYVGGIKTVDNDIKKIGISSNGLLTKTNISNIKNLLAEYRKSKEFQDKNKTGKSMYSNSITLFEEFMEKREKIPTNNITLNTILYGPPGTGKTYHTINKALEALGEPILDLQRRDIKKKYDEFVKEGRIVFTTFHQSLSYEDFIEGIKPKAPISENSPIQYEVKDGIFKLIANKASQTNHKLIQFENEKVELTRNVFRELYKSLSDSLPKVAEESSNVILETKEKNQFGLYQNSVGSISIKPVKGKTTMSVALNQLEAVLFDNKAPTYSSYEQPVINKILESHHVSSEELNNTNQNYVIIIDEINRGNVSQIFGELITLIETDKRIKVGHNTSKNVEALEVTLPYSQNKFSVPDNLFIIGTMNTSDRSVEALDSALRRRFSFEEMRPKSDEIANIRTSKGLQEKIGDVDLGILLSTINNRIEQLLDRDHAIGHSYFLDCENLKDLKETFYRNIIPLLQEYFFGDYAKIGLVLGNGFVRVKKGADVIFASFQYENLESYTERKIYEILDYRDMVALKITYKGQEKNITFEQAISLLLNQELDLK
- a CDS encoding McrC family protein: MYTVFEHEALYLNRGDQKLDPEQLRLLQNTYKEKNFPYYKLIHNGVRFCEYVGIIKVGNLTIEVLPKADRINDAKHWRGILIDMMKSIGLINPDAPSYANLNIKSSSVLEMYFELFISEIEKLKNKGLIKKYRKKEVNSNTLKGKILIGKQITKNCVHQERFYVNQTVYDNQHVLHQILYKALSTIIKVGTATHLTSRYNNALLDFPEQSDIRIIESLFERIIYDRKSQDYKTAIDIAKMILLNYHPDLNNGPSNVLALMFNMNTLWEKFVLKSLQKFAIDYTISGQVSKDFWKPEIGYAKTIRPDIVLTQNGEVKAVFDTKWKNIRDSNPSDDDLRQLYAYSRYHSNCPSYLIYPNDITTVNHGRYQQAFLNESETPGGIIKLKVFSGKKVGMEILCKEILENTE